TTACTCGAAAGGTTTAAGTGGTGATTTGTCTGTAAATGTAAGTTTAAGCTACAATACCCAAGGAGTTAAGATTAATAACCGCTCTGGATGGACAGGTACGGGATGGTCTTTAAATGCAGGTGGTACAATATCCAGAACAGTTAGAGGAGAACCAGATGAGATTTCTACTAATACGCACAGTACTAAAGTAGGTATTTATCATTTAGACGATTATTGGAATTATGATAACCCTTCCACAGATAAAGCAAAGTTTAACTATCATGTGGCAGGAACAAGTGCTGAGAAATATGATAATAAGCCAGATTTATATCAATTTAATTTTATGGGCTATTCTGGTCGCTTTATTATTTTAAAAGAAGCTAATAATACTTTAGTACCCAAATTCATAACAAACAACTCTAATATAAAAGTTGAATTTGTAAACACTACTGACTATACTATTACAAGTTTTAAAGTTACTGACTCTAAAGGCTATATCTATACTTTTAATGCTGTTGAAAGTTCTCTGACTTACCCATTTACTGGTACACAAACTCAAGGTCAAGGAAGCACATATAACGTTTCTGCTTCTCAAGCCCAACAAGCCTATTCAGCAAATACTGCATGGCATCTTACAAAAGTTGAAAATAGCTCTGGATTAGAATTATTAAGTCTTGCATATAATTTTATTACCGAAAATTATACTGTATCAATAAGTAGCACTAAAAATGTTATTCTGGGAATGGATCCCGCTAGTTTTCAAATAATTACTAGTAATTCTTATAATCAAGGTATACTAGAGCCCTACCATACTATTAGCTATCAAAACGTAAATACTGGAACTCAAAAGCTATCTAACATATCATTCCCTCAGGATAATGTTGTGATAAGTTTTGATGTAGATACTAACTATACACATCCTGAAACACTAGGTAGACTTCTAAAAAATATAGAAATAAAAAGAGGGACTGAAATTGATAAAACTTTCACTTTTGATTATGAAGAAACAATTGACAACTCTACACCAGTAATAAAAAAACGTGTATGGCTAACCAAACTTACCGAAACTAGTGGAAATATAGATCAAGAATATCAATTGAATTATTATCAAAAAGAAAACCTACCCGGTTTTAATGATGGATATCAAGATAGTGCATGGGGTTATAATAGTGGTATAAATTTGGGTTTACTAAGTTGCTCAAATAATACATATAATGATAATATCATTAAAACAGGTCTTCTTTCATCAATAGAATATCCTACTGGTGGTGTTAAAGAATTTGAATTTGAGCATAACACATATTCATATTTTCAAGATGATCTTATTGATTATGATGACTACATAGAAAATCCTAGAAATACAGAAATAGTATCTCAATTTACAGATGATTTGACATATACCAATGGTTCATCACCTGTGGAATTATTAATTGACACGTTTACTTTAGATTTTGAACAAGAAATACATATTTCTTCTTGGGTTACTGCTTCTCCAAGTCAATACTTAAATGAGCATAGAATAAAAATATCTCAAGCTAATAATCAAGGTAGCTCATTCTTTTTTGATTTAAATGAACAATGCCAGAGCTCGACTAATCTTTCAGCGGGAAATTATACCATGTCGTTAGTGCCAACTGAAAATTTACTTTTGGATCAATATTCAATAACAGGAGATTATAGAGTTTCTTTTGTAGAGGAAAAAGCAACTATAAAACAAGAAATGATAGGCGGAGGTGTAAGGATAAAGGAGATTAGATTCAAGGATGATATCAACACCCTCAATTTATCTAAAAAAATACTTTACGAATACAAAGATGAAAATAACAGTAATCTTTCTTCAGGAGTTATTGATTCGAAAGCTGATAAGCTTGACCGAAAATATATTAAAAACACATCTCGTTTTGTGTTTGGTAATACTCTAAATAATTGTGGTGCTTTTTTAGTACAAAATATTCAATATCAAGTTACAGAAAACAGTTATAATGTAGAACTCTCTCAAGGAAGTTATGTAGGGTATGAACATGTAAAAGTGACAGAAGAAAATAATGGGTATAAAACTTATTCTTACACATCACCTGCGTTATATCCAAGTCCTTTAGGTACGTTTTCCTATGAAATTCCTAGACCAAAAGAAAATATAGATTATAAAAGAGGCCTTTTATTGGAGGAAAAAATATTCAATCAAACAGGTGAGATTTTAAAGGAAGTTAGTTATAAAGATATTAATAATGAACCTAATTATGAGTTTGCAGAAACACTACTTTTTAAAGATAGATCTGTCTTTAAGCCAAATTGTGAATATCTTCAGTTTTATGATTTATATACATTTTATGAGAGTGGTACTGTGCAACTTCATGTACCTTCGTCAACAAGCGGAAATTGTTCACAGCCGAGTTACTCTCCAACTCCATGTGGTGCATTTCCAGTATTTACTGCAGACTTTAATTCCGGTTGGGCAAAGCTTAAGGGTTCTACAACCAAAGAATACTTCTACGACACTTTAGGTACCCAAAGCGTCAAAGAAACGCGTCAAGTCTTTACTTACAACTCTGATAATTATCAAATAGCAACTCAAGATACCTATTATGATATAAAAGGTGTTGACGAACATTTAGAGACTAAATATTATTATCCTGTTGGTCCTTCACTAAATAGTAATTCTACAGCCGTTAAGAATACTCTTGTTGCAACAAATAAAGTTACTGAAATTTTAGAATCCCAATCTTTTAGAAACAGTAACAAAATCAGTGAGACGCATAATATTTATGACGATTTTGATGCTAGTGCCAACGATTTAATGTTACCAAAAGAAATTAGGGTTGGTAAAAGCACATTAACACCAGAAACTCGTGTAGAATTCTTAAAGTACGATAGCTATGGTAATCCTACTGAGGTCAAAAAGACAAATGGTACATCTATCATATATGTTTACGGCTTTAACGGCTCACTGCCTGTAGCTAAGATTACCAATGGCAATTATACTACTGTTCAAAATACAGTGGGCAATACGCTTAATGTAGCGACTAACCTTACAACCACTCAAGAAAACACTCTAAGGTCTTCTCTCCCAAATGCGATGATATCCTTTTACAGGTATGACCCACTAAAAGGCGTAATAAGTACTATAGATGACAAAGGCTACGAAACGACCTATGAATATGACGAATTTAACCGTCTTAAAGTAGTTAAAGATGCCCAAGGCAACATCTTAGGCGAGAATAGTTACCATTATAAAAATCAATAAATATAATAGATATGAAATTAATGTATACAAGCATTGTACTGCTACTATTGGTTATAGCACCATTAAATGAAGTGAGTTCTACATTTACACTTAATTGTAGTAATACCGAAGTCGATAATGTTTCTTCTAATGTTGTTTCAACAATAGAGGTATTAGATGATACTGTTGTTTGGACACAGTTTCAGACGACAGAGGACATACCATCAAGCTTTGATATTGTATCCACTTCAGGTAGTTGGGATGCTACCAACTCTACTGGACAGTTAAGCTATATACTTAACCAAGATGGCTATCAAGCAGACTTTAGTGTTACAGGAACCAACTCAGGGATAAGTGCACAGTTTGTGTTTCATATTTCGGATACACAACAAGAGACTTACAATTTCTTGGTTAGTAGCATCACTTATTAATTAAATTCATTTCAAGTTATGTCAAGCATAAAATCACGTACATTAAATAAAACAATATTTCTTTTTTTAATAGGCTTATCTTTTGGGTTTTCGAGTTTTTCCCAAAATATAACAGGTACCACTAATCCATCTTTAAACAGTTCAGAGACCTATTTATTCAACGATGGTAATCTATGGCCTTACTTTAATTGGCAGGTTGTAGGCGGTACAGTGACATCCTCAGGACTTCAGTCAGGCACTACATACTATGCTGTTGTCAACTGGACAACTTTAGGAGCTGGTTCAATAACAGCAAGACGTAAGGGTATTGTGTTAGGAACACTCAGTGTTACAGTAGCCAATGGCGGAGGTGCACCAGTATGCGCAGATACTAATTTAAGTAATAATGAGAATTATGTACATACCTTAGCACCTCGAATAGCAACAACCAATACAAGTGGCTTATCTAATGATCAAAAGATAGAATCGGTAACTTACTTTGATGGATTAGGCAGAGCAAAACAATCGATAGGGATACGCGCAGGTGCAGGATGTGAAGATATTATTACTCATGTAGCTTATGACCAATATGGTAGAGCAGAAAAAGAGTACCTACCATTTGCACAAGGTAATAATGGCGGAGCACAACACAGCAATGCATTAAGTGCCACCAATACGTTTTATAACACTACAAAATATGAGAATACACCAAACCCATTCTCAGAAAAGGAGTTTGAGGCATCACCATTAAACCGAGTATTTAAGCAAGCAGCACCTGGTCAAGATTGGGCGATGGGTAGTAGTCATGAGATAGAACTCGATTACCAAACAAATGGTATTGATGAAGTGAGACGCTATAAAGTTAGTACATCTTTACATGTTTACAATAGAGCTAAAACATATAATCCATCTTTAATTTCAGACGGTTATTATAACCCAAGTGAGCTTTATAAATCTAT
This DNA window, taken from Winogradskyella sp. PC-19, encodes the following:
- a CDS encoding RHS repeat domain-containing protein, with the protein product MKKQLNSVIKILIGLLPLLALSQELPEVLPPSPTVANLMQFEEVPVSYYTGQPNISIPIYSKGLSGDLSVNVSLSYNTQGVKINNRSGWTGTGWSLNAGGTISRTVRGEPDEISTNTHSTKVGIYHLDDYWNYDNPSTDKAKFNYHVAGTSAEKYDNKPDLYQFNFMGYSGRFIILKEANNTLVPKFITNNSNIKVEFVNTTDYTITSFKVTDSKGYIYTFNAVESSLTYPFTGTQTQGQGSTYNVSASQAQQAYSANTAWHLTKVENSSGLELLSLAYNFITENYTVSISSTKNVILGMDPASFQIITSNSYNQGILEPYHTISYQNVNTGTQKLSNISFPQDNVVISFDVDTNYTHPETLGRLLKNIEIKRGTEIDKTFTFDYEETIDNSTPVIKKRVWLTKLTETSGNIDQEYQLNYYQKENLPGFNDGYQDSAWGYNSGINLGLLSCSNNTYNDNIIKTGLLSSIEYPTGGVKEFEFEHNTYSYFQDDLIDYDDYIENPRNTEIVSQFTDDLTYTNGSSPVELLIDTFTLDFEQEIHISSWVTASPSQYLNEHRIKISQANNQGSSFFFDLNEQCQSSTNLSAGNYTMSLVPTENLLLDQYSITGDYRVSFVEEKATIKQEMIGGGVRIKEIRFKDDINTLNLSKKILYEYKDENNSNLSSGVIDSKADKLDRKYIKNTSRFVFGNTLNNCGAFLVQNIQYQVTENSYNVELSQGSYVGYEHVKVTEENNGYKTYSYTSPALYPSPLGTFSYEIPRPKENIDYKRGLLLEEKIFNQTGEILKEVSYKDINNEPNYEFAETLLFKDRSVFKPNCEYLQFYDLYTFYESGTVQLHVPSSTSGNCSQPSYSPTPCGAFPVFTADFNSGWAKLKGSTTKEYFYDTLGTQSVKETRQVFTYNSDNYQIATQDTYYDIKGVDEHLETKYYYPVGPSLNSNSTAVKNTLVATNKVTEILESQSFRNSNKISETHNIYDDFDASANDLMLPKEIRVGKSTLTPETRVEFLKYDSYGNPTEVKKTNGTSIIYVYGFNGSLPVAKITNGNYTTVQNTVGNTLNVATNLTTTQENTLRSSLPNAMISFYRYDPLKGVISTIDDKGYETTYEYDEFNRLKVVKDAQGNILGENSYHYKNQ